The Oncorhynchus kisutch isolate 150728-3 linkage group LG8, Okis_V2, whole genome shotgun sequence DNA segment agggaggaggatatctTCCCTGTTACGCAcaacgttgagattgcctgcaatgacaacaagctcagtccgatgatcctgtgaccctccacctccaaatcaatcccgctccagagtatatGCTTCGGTGTAATgctccttcgacgataaacgcacaTTTTACCATcacacctggtgagacaaaaccgcgagtcgtcagtgaagagcactttttgccagtcctgtctggtccagcgacggtgggtttgtgcccataggcgacattgttgccagtgatgtctggtaaggacctaccttgggctcctgagtggcgcagtggtctaagacactgcatcccaatgcaagaggtgtcactgcagtacctagttcaaatccaggctgcatcacatctggctgtgattgggagtcccatagggcggcacacaatatGTCCgagtttggctggtgtaggccgtcattgtaaataagaattggttcttaactgacttgcctagttaaataaaggtaaaataaataaaaataaaaattacaacaggcctacaagccatcagtccagcttctctcagcctattgtggacagtctgagcacagatggagggattgtgcgttcctggtgtaactcaggcagttgttgccatcctgtacctgtcccgcctGTGTGATGttctgatcctgtgcaggtgttgtaacacatggtctgccactgcgaggatgatcagctgtctccCTTTAGCACTGTTTTAggcatatatctctctctctctctctctctctctctctctctctctctctcacacacacacagagatagagggtaaggaggaaggaagagaaagagaaatggtTTTGAAATATTGACTATGCAAGACCAGAAAGAACACAAATATTGACATACATGCTCATCTACTCCCAAATCATGTAAATCCAATGATATTGCATGCAATCCAATTAGGCTTCTTGATCCTTCTATCCAGGTAATGGGCTCCAAGTCAGTTGGTTGGTTGGGTCCCGGACAGTTCTTCTTGGTTTGTAAAGCTTGGGTTATGGCTACAAACATTTTATCTATTAGGTGTGTCAAAACACATAATGTTTGGGAACCCACTGCTTAGGTACCCAAATGTGGTCACCAGCTTGAAATGAAGGTGTTgtaacacgtggtctgccactgcgaggatgatcagctgtccgtcctgtctccctgtaaggctgtcttaggtgtctcacattaaggacattgtaatttattgccatggccacatctgcagtcctcatgcgttcttgcagcatgcctaaggcacattcaagCATTTTATGtaatagtttgtacatctcaattgtcagtagaaaccacatttgtttaagcaagtcagccatatcagctatgtttttttaaaggcagtaaatgaggctgaatgaactgtttcgctggcagataaggctccgctgatagccaggtgtagcagtggtaaggtgttgggactgtgttgggacagctttatgtaggccctaacagtttgtgggcactgtttgtcaccgttatagtgcaattaatgtattgtttagtgttgtgtttttTAGTTTCCCCCACAAACATTTACATGTTAAAATTGCcactggaatgtgatacaaaacgaggcaaaaTAAGAACACATTTATGTCCCACCCCACTTCTAAAACACAGGTTCCACCAAAGTGTTTCTTCTGTTCTGTGTCAAAACATGCCTGACCATGAAATACTGGCAGTTGTAGTCCTCCACCCCCTGTAGCTATGTCTGCACAAATAGACTCTctctgacacgcacacacacacacacacacacacacacacacacacacacacacacacacacacacacacacacacacacacacacacacacacacacacacacacacacacagaggggaaggaagagagagagaaatggtttTGAAATATTGACTCTCCCAATGTTCCAATGCCAGAAAGAACCAGAAAGAACACAAGTATTGATGTACATGCAATTGCTCATCTactcccaaatcctataaaacgcTATGATAGTGCATGCAATCCGCATTCTTTTAATTAGGCTTCTTGATCCTTCTATCCAGGTAATGGGCTCCAAGTCAGTTGGTTGGTTGAGACATTATGATCTTGTATTATTCTAATAAATATTCAGATACAGTtataaatacaaagtgttatacaAAAACATTCTTCCCTTCATTTATGCAAAAATATTGCAAAATATTGTCCATAGCAGGTTGACAGTCTCAATACAACAAAGTGGGTAAGGTTCTTCTGCCCTCCCTGCTTTCTCCCAGTGAGCACAAGAAGTTGAAAGACATCTTTGCAACGTCTTTTCAACCAAATGCTCATAGAACAGACTCATCAGATCATTAGGCCATCATCCGTCAGCAAAATGGCAATGACGACGTACATGACATCACATCAATGTTTCATTCAATAACATTTTAATCTTGTCATGACAAAGTTCATGTCTCATCCCTCTACACACCCTCCCCAGTCCTTAAATTCAGTCTGTAGGATGATGAGATCATTGTTCTCTCAACAGAACCTCTCCAGACGTTCTGATTTCCTAACTCTGACCACAGGTCCAGGGTCAGATATAGTTCAACCTCCTAATGGTTAAGGCTAGGATAAGGGGTAGGGAATTCTGATCTTAGATCTGTGGTTATGGGGCAACCTCTACCTCAAATGACTTGAGTCGTTCAGTAGTTTCTGCCTCTCCATGTGCTCCTGGATCTCCTGTGTGAAGAACAGCTCCCCCAGGTGGCCGTGAGAGGCCTCGCTCATGGCCTTGGTCTGCATACACATCTTATACTTGTCTGGCTGCAGCTCGTCCGCGCATTGCTTCTCATGCCACAAGTGGAAGAGACTACGGGAGGGAGATCGAATCACCATCAGCTTGCTGTGCAGGTACTTTCTGTATAGGTGAACATCCTCCAAACCCCAGCCTTTGGTGTTCCGGTCAAACCCACCTGTGCAGATCAGAGATATAAATTGACAaactcaatcaatcaaattaacaatcagtcagtcagtcagtcaatcaatgaaGAAACATATCGTTTAATTACCTATGTTGATGAAATCAGACCTATACTGGCAAGTCATGCCAAACCCAAAATCTCTCCAGAATCCAGCATCCTTCATTATCACCTGTTGCAGAAAGACACAAAGTAAAAGTATCATAAAAAAACACTATGTAATGTATAATACCTTTTTCCTATTTCCACACACAGGTGCAACGGCAAAGAAAGACTCACCAGTTGTTGTTGAATAGAAGGGAAGGGACTCTGGTTATTGTCGATAAGAGATGGATTGTACTGACTGAAGAGAACTGGGTAGAACACTTTCTTACCTAAAGTTTGAAAAACAAAGACATGCATCTTCCATTAAAACTTCCATTGACAGGCCGACACACTGACACACCGACAGATTGATAGATAGTTCGTAGCTCCCGCCTCTCACCAGGCTCTGCATTGAGTCTGCAGGATGTGAGGAAGTCTAGGGTAAAGTGGATGTCGACATCGCAAAAGAAGAGCAGCACGTTGTGGCTCCGCCTCCAGGCCCGTGCGCCCACCTCTAAGCCCCGCCCACGAGAGAATTCCTCATTCAGTTGGATCAGTGTGAAGTTTCGGAACTGGGTTTCCCTGTGGAAGGGAAAGTTTTGCTGAGGTCATCTAAATCAGTGTTTAATGAGAAAAGGTCATCAGTCCAACTGGAGGTCCTCAATCCTTAGGTCAAATCTAAACAAACACAGTTGTGGCTAGAAACTGAGTTTCATCATTTGAGTGGGTCATACGAAAAtttggaaatgtaatcaaatcaaaatatggGTGGTTTAACTTAACACACTTCCACATATTCACATACAATAAGCCCTGTCTGTGGTCAAACAACTTCTGCCCTTATCATTCCAGTCCTGTTGGTTATCCTGTATCTGTATATGTATGGATCTGCTACAATCAGGAGATTACTCTAACTTCTCTCCTTACAGTCTCCTAGCTCTGCAGAACTCCCCTGGCTCCTAATGCTTGAAAAGATGTGCTGATTAAATAACATTAACAGTTACTGTATATCTCATTGGAGTTATATCTACACTATCTGCTATCTACCAACGACCGCAATGCAGCACGGACTCATCCCTAATTAGGAATTCCGGAGGAGCAATGCATTCATTAGAGGGCAATGTGCTGTTGGACAGTACACCGTGGAGCTGAAATTGAAGATTAAGATTTTCTGACCTTTGAGCCCTGTTTGATGGAGTAAGCTTGCTGTATATTTGAACTTGTAATTACTTACAAACATGGTATAGCTGAGAAGAGTGTATTACCTGGATGTCTGATCCATGATGGCTTTGACCTCATCAATCTGGTCCCTGCCAAAGTAGACCACAGTGAGGTGGGTCTTCCCTTCCTGCTGGATGCACACCTTTCTGAAACAGCAAGATGGCAGTTacaggctgaccacaccgctcgcgtcGCGTGCGTGAGAGTggcaaaatacatttacaaatccatgttattcaattattgcacccacactgttCGCGCACGCCAACGAACATCTGCGTTGCCAACGGCTAAAATAgaaatcagttctatttctgacgcatatcgcgctgcaagtcctgcctctcccatctcctcattggtttgtaGAAGCAGGTAtgcacgtgccatctcctcattggttatacccacgttgGTGACTGAAGACGAActaggtcagtggcggtaatgcaccttatgaaagttgccaatcgcaatataaagtcaagagaagaaaaagcctggaaggaaaagagatgactagaaacgattcggttgacccttttacgtgtggattaattgtcggagtagaggaccttgggcatttcaggtaaaataacaactcaatgtttatatcgcATGACAGATTAGCCagcaacagcaagctaactaaatagaacaaattagctagcaagtgcaagctaactagctaaattgccataaatgtttaatgcttttcgacctgtccccaaattaatgtaattggttcagagtttgttttgatattttaacctgcgtgtcgtgatcgcgtttggtgtggggggacaaaatacatttatgcacgatggcgcacgcgcgcagccggtttgggttctgtgTTATAGTCAACCTAGACCACAGGTGTCAAAATTATTCCACGGGGAGCCGAGTGTCTGAGGGTTTTCGCACCTCCCTTgaacttgattgatgaattaaggtcactaattagtaaggaattcccctcacctggttgtctaggtttaAATTGAAAGGAAAACCtcaaaacctgcagacactaggctctccatggaatgagtttgacacccctgccctAAACAGATGGGCTGCCTCCTACAATGTTACCAATGTTCcagcatacatacagtaccagtcaaaagtttggacacacctactcattcaagggtttttctttatttgtactattctcaacattgtagaataatagtgaagacatcaaaactacgaaataacatatggaatcatgtagtaaccaaaaaagtgttaaaccaataaaaacatattttatatttgagattcttcaaagtaaccaccctttgccttgatgacagctttgcacactcttggcattctctcaaccaggtagtcacttggaatgcatttcaattagcaggtgtgcttttttaaaagttaatttgtggaatttctttcgttaatgcgtttgagccaatcagttgtgttgtgacaacgtaggggtcgtatacagaagatagctctatttggcaAAATACCAAGTCCCTATTAtagcaagaacatctcaaataagcaaagagaaacgacagtccatcattactttaagacatgatggtcagtcaaAACAGAATGTTTCAAGAACTTGATGGTCATAAACACCTGACATTACAATTGTTGATGCTGAGAGAAAAACTCTGTATATACAACGTAAATAGTTATCTTTACTTCCAAAACCGCCTGAGATTGTGGGCCATGTCGTTTATTTTTGTTCGAACCTGAAGTTGTTGATGAACTGTCTGAATGTGTCAGCCCTCCTGGACAGAGGTACTATGATGTTGATGAGCATGTGGCGTGTGTCCACTCTCTCATTCTTCACCCTGACCACCGGGCCGAAGGGTCTGAAGAACACCAGCTGTCTGAAGTCCTGCGGCCTCTCGCCCTTAAACATCAGCTCATACACTGTCCCCTTGTCACGCTCTGTacgggtcagccctgttagggatggacggacggacggaccgacggacggatggacagacagacatacagacagacaggcggatggacggacggacggacaggtgGACAACAGACAAACATCATCAAGTACAAATCATTTAACCAATTGCAAATTGTCTTCATGGCTctctggagatctgagaggatttcaAACTTGTAAGCAATTTGTTGAAAAATTCCTCCTTTTTCATATTAAAATTCCACCTAGATAACAGGAGGGCAAAGTACACTTAGCTGGGCCCAATACGCTCACCCTCTATGAAGTCCGATGGTGAATAGGAGCGTCGGCGGCGCTCTCCGTGTTTCCGGGGTCCGTTGAGGACCTGCAGGGCTATCTCTAGCGTGCCTGTCAGCTCGTCTCTCCGGTCCTTCCTCACAGGCCTCTCCTCTGGATGACGGGTCAGGCCCATCTCGAGCTGGTACACCCTGGAAAATAACCATCCTGAGTAGCACTGCATTTATACTGTATCTCAAAATGGAAACGTGCTTATGGTTATGAGTATGGTCAAGAGGTTTCcatggtcaggtcatgtggttagTGTAAAGCTCAGGGGTCTAATTATAAGGCCTTTGAAATACATAAGGTCAAAGGTCACTTGACTGACCTGTGCAGGGTGAAGCTTTCGTAGGGAATCACGGCGTACTCACTGGGCAACTTCTCACCAGACTGGACCTCAGCCCGGCTCAATTGGGCCTTGAAGAACTCCTGCCGGAAGAGTTGACATACT contains these protein-coding regions:
- the LOC109895157 gene encoding chondroitin sulfate N-acetylgalactosaminyltransferase 1 encodes the protein MLMCSESTMLRRWLLALVARVGVIALVVCCCLSLLYLLACKPQSSYSHEQAQVWAGGATSKEGYLALLQESEDTHRHYINSLSKQIAQLKEALQMRTQQLQESLEKARAKGVLPMGLEGLHRPQTHTDLQEFFKAQLSRAEVQSGEKLPSEYAVIPYESFTLHRVYQLEMGLTRHPEERPVRKDRRDELTGTLEIALQVLNGPRKHGERRRRSYSPSDFIEGLTRTERDKGTVYELMFKGERPQDFRQLVFFRPFGPVVRVKNERVDTRHMLINIIVPLSRRADTFRQFINNFRKVCIQQEGKTHLTVVYFGRDQIDEVKAIMDQTSRETQFRNFTLIQLNEEFSRGRGLEVGARAWRRSHNVLLFFCDVDIHFTLDFLTSCRLNAEPGKKVFYPVLFSQYNPSLIDNNQSPFPSIQQQLVIMKDAGFWRDFGFGMTCQYRSDFINIGGFDRNTKGWGLEDVHLYRKYLHSKLMVIRSPSRSLFHLWHEKQCADELQPDKYKMCMQTKAMSEASHGHLGELFFTQEIQEHMERQKLLNDSSHLR